AAAGAAAACCAATTCCGGTTTTACAGAATGGTGAGGTGGAAGCAGTATCCGACAAAGGAAAAGCTGACATGTTTGTTGATGTCTTTCAAGCAGTGCATAGATCTGGGAATTTGGGAGTTGAGAGAGGTATGAAGAGGAGCAAGCTGATGTTAGCGAATCAGTGGAAGCTGGATAGGAGTTCAGAAAATGACAATccaataaatttgttttttactaTGAAAGTGAGGGATGCCATTTATTCTGGTGCAAACACTACTCCTGGGAGAGACGGGCTGtcttatgaattatttaaacatttggATGAGTTAGTTCTTGAAGAAATTCTAGCTTTGTTTAACTCGGTGTGGGCAGAGGGTTGTCTACCTAAGGAATGGAAACATGCAGTCGTAGTCCCTATCTTGAAACCAGGTAAAGATGCATCTGACCCCAGTTCATATCGGCCTATAGCATTAACTTCAGTGCTTTGTAAAATCATGGAAAGGATGATTACCAAtaggcttgtttattttttagaaagtaAGGGACTTTTTGCCAATTTCCAAAACGGCTTCAGAAATGGTAGGTCAACAATGGAGTCAGTCACAGTTCTAGACCAAGATattaaaaaggcatttgatagTAAAGAAATAGTGGTAAGTGTATTTTTGGATATTGAGAAAGCTTATGATTCCTTGTGGAAGGAGGGActaatgattaaaatatatgatttagGAGTTAGAGGTAGAACGTTCAATTGGATCAAAGATTTTCTAATGAGAAGAACAATACAAGTACAAGTGGGTGGGAAAAGCTCAAAAATCGTTGAAATAGGAAATGGTACCCCGCAAGGAACTGTAATTAGCCCAGTCCTAtttaatataatgataaattatatatttagtaACATTGGAAGAGGGTTTGGACAGTCTTTATTTGCAGATGATGGTGCCATttggagaagaggaagaaatgcagagtttattttaaaacaagtcCAAAAGGCTCTAGTTTCTGTAGAAGAATGGGCAGACAAATGGGGCTTTAAAATCTCAGCCACAAAGTCTAAATTTATGATATTTGGTTTTAGAAGAAAGTTACCTAACCTAGGACTGCACATGTATGGATCTTCactggagagagtgaaagactTCAAATTTCTGGGAATTTGGTTTGAAGAGCGAATGACTTGGGCTGTTCATACAGCAAGAGCACtagcaaaaggggaaaaagtgtTAAATGTCATGAGAAGTCTGGCTGGATGTGactggggggcagagagagagactatgcaTTTAATATACCAGGCAATGATAAGATCTGTACTTGACTATGGGTGTTTTGTTTATGGCTCAGCTGCCAAGTCGGTGCTCGGGAAATTAGACATTCTACAGAGCAAGGCATTGAGACTCTGCTGTGGGGCTTTTAAAACTTCCCCAATTCCTGCACTGCTTATTGAAATGGGAGAAATGCCCTTATACTTAAGGCGTATTAAGTTGGGGCTGCAGTACTGGGTAAAACTAAGTGCAGCTAATCAAACACTCCCAGCCAGGTGTCTTTTACAAGGGTCATGGGATCCGGGTGGCAAGATTaaaaggaaaccattttttgaCAGTGTAAATCAGTGGGCCAGTAAATTGAGAATGGAGCAGGAAAGCATAGCAAATCATACGGGCTGGTTACCTGTACCTTTTTGGGTAATGCAAGAGCTGGACATTGACCTCACTTTTTTACAAGAAAAGGACAGTAGTGTGataatgttctgtttttgaaacTATCTCAACAGAGAGATGGAATcttatttgaaagtttttacGGATGGTTCTAGGGACCCAGAGAGTGGGAAAGCAGGATTTGGACTGTATTTGGCTCAGTTTGGTTTTAGGATTGAGCGGCGTGTCACTGATGAAAGTTCTGTCTTCACAACAGAACTACTGGAAATTCTTTGGGCTTTGTGGTGGATAGAGGACGTAAGACCAAAGAAAGTCCTCATTTGTTCTGACTCAGCAGCTGCTCTGATGGCTATAAGAGGACTTAAATCAAAAGCACGGCCTGACCTTATTAATGAGATTGTATCTGGTTTGTTCAGAATTGAGAAATCTGGTTGCGAAGTCAAGTTCTGCTGGGTTCCTGGGCATACTGGAGTTGAGATTGAGAAATGAAATAGCTGACGCTATAGCAAAGGCAAGTCTTAAGAAAGGAgacatatatgtaaatataccCCTGGGAAGGGTGGAACTTAGaggaaaaatcaaggagggTGTTGAAAGAGAATGgcagggattatgggaaaaggagactaaaggaagacactatttttattttcatcctcAGATTAAAAAACCCAGTTGTTGGTCTGGAACCCGAAGAGATTCAGTTAAAATTAGCAGACCGAGGCTTGGACACTGTGGGTTAAATCATTACTTGCACATTGTAGGAAAACATCCAACAGGACTATGTGAGTGTGGAAACCCAGAGACAGTCAAGCATGCTCTCCTGAAGTGTGGCAAGTATAAAGCAGAGAGGGAAACTTTCAATAAGAGATTGTCAGACCTAGGAGTAGTTGCATTCtccattaaatctttttttggcCAAAGCGAGAACCACCAGCTGATCACCAATACAGTTTTACAGTTCCTGCATGAGTCAGGGCTGTATATGAGAGTATGAGCTGCAATTGTTAAATTTCTATCCTGTCGAGGGCAGTAATACGCCTAGTTGCGTCTACACTGCCGAAAActgacaagaagaagaagactcTCCTGCTGGCTGATTTCTGTTACGAAAGGCATACCTCTCACTAAGCACATTGCGCTTTGGAGCATGAAAGTCTCGTAGTGCTTTCATCAGCTCTTCAAGTGTagcctcacctggtttctttggtgCTAGCAGGTCTTTCAGCAAGGTAAACGTTTTCGGACCCACGACTGCCAGAAAAACCGCTCTCTTTCGGTCACTGTGTATTTCGTTGGCCTCCAAAAACTGTGTAAACCGCTCCATGCGCTGAAACTCTCAATAGCTTTGTCAAAGCATAAGCTGGTCTCTGTGCCGAACACTGGCATGCTATCTCTCGTCGTAACGTTAGCTCTTTTTAGCTCCGCAccgaaaaggaaaaaaacacagctcttACTAACTAGCTAACTCGTTCGGTTGGTCATCGATGTAATTTGGGGAATTAACCCAAAAAATGATTGTCCCATCCTCGTCGCCACTTTATGTTCTGAGATGCAGAGTTCTTTTAAATCAATGACTCCGATACCGATTAACTTTTTAAAGCAACTCACTTTATTGTCTCTTCTCCGTGCACACatatgtctctttctcttttggcTGCCTCATTAAGACAGAACTCGCCTTGACCTTAGCAGCAGactatcatttacatttttaaccaataaaaagaGAGTAACCAACCAAACGGCCCCTTCAACTCATAATGACCCCAAActtcaatgtgtttttaaacacaaatacaccacAACCAGTGCAcagttatttttctgttgttaagCATTGAGTTGCAAGGTAAAAAGCGAAAACATTATGCTTCTTATTGACTCACAGAGAAAATGCAGCCATTGAAAAAGAgattgaatgaaaataaaaatgagttgaGCCTTGCTGGGCAGAagcaaaaattaaaacatttatatatctgTAGCTTTAAAGTTTTATTGTAACCATCTAGAACCAGCATACAGCATGATGGAAACAGGAACAGTTAGATGTTGAAAAAAGAATACACTTATCcaaaaacctaaataaattgcatgaatgcaataaaaacagatgTGTGCAGGACAACAAATAATATCATGGTCAGTGCAGGTTCTAGCTACATCAACTTGGGCCTACTCGTTAGTGCACTATGGAGTCTCAGCATAGTTCTAAGTGCATAAAATAAGCATAGAGGGCGTACCTTGCCATGTACCGCTCGATTTGGCAAAATCAGATTGGCAATAAAAATCTTAAGACATTAACAAAGATTTTCTATAAATTTTCCAATGCAGCGTTAACCTCAATCCCGTACATGGCACAAACTGATGGCCCCGTGAAACCCTAGTTTTTAGACCAAACAGCTAAAGCATACAAACTAGAATTACAACAAAGTAATTTATATTGTGCGAATGCACATTTGGCATTACTGAAATGGAAGGATTGGCTTTTCTCATCcaaatccaaaaaataaaaggttgatTTTTGGACAATTAAAATTAGGCACACCTTAATTAATCAGGGCCTTAATCATTATCTTAACCCTTGTGTAATCTTCATATCAGGCAAATCCCTTGTTCACAGGGTAAAAAATGACCCACCCTCACTGGGCCCCTATGATAAAGCCTCTCCCATTAATTTTAAACCCCAAATCTATTTTGCATGTCAAAACAACCTGTCGCACAAATAGGTGAATAACTGTGTTTTCCGACTATACAGACCAAAGAGACTATTGGCACCACTGGTttttcctacaaacacacatcgttatttatttatttattcatttttatttgctgacAAGGATGTGTGGTGCTTAATGCTGATTAAGAATCtctatatttgtatgtgtgaagTTGCAAGCTgttgtgaaccctttggaattttcagaatttctgcattaattaggctactcattaaatgtggtctgatcttcatttaagtcacaataatagacaaacaTATTCTGCTTAAACTAATATCACACAGTTTCGCACTGGTTTCCCCTGGGGTGTCCTCCCATGAATACCATcattgtttagtgtttttcttaTAGAGGATACATGAACAGAGACTTTAGCAAGTTCAAGAGATTTCTGCAGGTCCTTTGCTGGTACCCTATTTCTTCTTGGCTTCCCTTAGCACTGCATTATGTGCTGTTGTGATCTTTGCAGGATGCCCCCTCCTAGAGAGAGTAGCAAAAGTACAGAATGTCCTCTATTTGTAGACAACTTGGCTTATTGTGGATTTATGAACACCCAGGCCTTTAGAAATACTTTTGTGGCCCTTTCCAGTGTTATGCATCTCTACAGTTATTCTTCTAAGGTcctctgaaaattgttttgatcaACAAGTTTATACATagactacatttccaaaagtatgtggacagcaGGCTTGgcaatcaaaattatttgtagTGAAGTTCTCACTGACATGTCAAAtggattcatttattcattcatttcttattCAGTACAATAGAAATATGTCAGCTTCAGATCCAACAGTGGTCCAAATCActtgtgctctgtttgagcACCTCAGATGCTTGAAGAAAATGATAGAATAAAATGCCATAGTAAGGCTAAATCTTAGAAAAGGAACGCAGGAACAACATGATGCGTTTTCTTAGACATTTGACACCCCTTACTGCAGAAGCTGTATTCTCTGTAACAGAACAGAAGCGCTACTTAGAAcccagaaaaagaggaagaaggggGCTCCAGGGAAGTTCTGAGGAGGAATTCCCCATCCCTGATGTTACGACCCCAGAGTGTATAGGGGTATATAGGGAGGCAACATAAGGTCTGGGTGTGGGTTGGTTGAAAGGGgacagaacaaaacaacaaaatatagtGCAAAACTGGTGTGCGTTTAATTACAGGTGAAGGTGAGCTATTTACAATTTTTACAAGTAAAGGCACAGACGTAACACACAAGGGGGAGAAGGAACGAGAGCGGTgccaaagaaaagaacagagtaAAAATCAAAACTCTCAAGTCTGCCTAACCTAATCCGATAGTGACCCTCTAACCTAactactaaaaataaatacgaaGAACAAAACCTAACTGACCATTCTACGCTATTTATATCAAACAAAGTACAGGGAGTGGCACCCGCCCCTAACCTAGTGTATCTATACAGTGATCTACCTACGTGCGAGCAGACGTGTCAGTGGATAAAACATAAACCGTATCTTACCTGTTCACTTCTCCCCAGACAATACACAGtataacaaataataacaagGGGTAGAAGACACTTGGAAACAATTAAGTGGCAAGCACACACGCAGGAATATACAAGCACAACAAATGACATGCGGATAATTACAGAATACAGTGGAAATTAGCAAGTATGGCATGAAGCCCGGCGACGGAGAACGGAAGGGTTTTTGAATTGTCGCGCTGTTTCGGATTGGGTGCTGGAGCGGGGCTCGAATGATGAGTGACGTGCCGGGAACCAATAGCAGACGGACACCTTGATGAAGGATATGCGTGGAGACGCGAATGGGAaaacacagaggaggaagaaaacaacaaaacaaacacgtacacacgcgtGGGGACATAACACCTGATTTCCATctctttatacagtatatataaccGAGCGATTCTGTCATCTCACCCAGCACAGCTCCACTCTCTGATCCAGAGTCCagcagctcctctctctgatccagagtccagcacctcctctctctctgcttgcaGTCTCCAGTCAAAATGAACACAGCGATGAAAATGAGCGCTCTGCTGATCCTCGTGCTGTTCGGCTCTCTAGAGCTTGTCTCTTCTGGTGAGTCTCTCAGATCTGCtggagtggggtgtgtgtgtgtgtgtgtatgtgtgtgtgcatttgtgtgtatgtgtacgtgtgtgtgtgtgtgtgtgtgtgtgtgcttgtgtgtgtgtgtgcctgtttttgtgtgtgtgtatgagttgcAGTAATATTCAATCTTAGTAACTTAGTCTCTTTATCTCCAAAGATAAGGGCTCTGGCGCAGGGGTGGACTGCTGCCCAAGCTATGATAAAAGGAAGATCCCAGTAGCAATGGTGGTCTCCTGGCATAAAACCAGCGGGAGCTGTGCCAAAGCAGCCTATGTGTGAGTATCCATGCCTCCATTAAACTGCACTTTCACAGCAGTGCTGACGCTAACTTGCGGACCGCATTGCattcatgttttatgtgtgtttgtgccttggTGCTAAAGGTgctctgtgttgtttattgcaGGTTTGTTGACAAACGCGGAAAGCGCATATGTGTGGATCCTACTCATGGTTGGGTGAGGAGCTACGCAGCTCGGGTGAACAGCAGGTCAGCCACCACTGTAGTGCCAGGAACCAGCGAGATGAACATTCCAGAGCGTGTCCCTTCTGGTGAGTCTCTCAAACCTGCtggagtggggtgtgtgtgtgtgtgtgtgtgtgtgtgcatttgtgtgtatgtgtgtgtgtgtgtgtgtgtgtgtgtgtacttgtgtgtatgtgtgcctgtgagtgtgtgtgtgagttgcaGTAATATTCAATCTTAGTAACTTAGTCTCTTTATCTTCAAAGCTCCGGGCTCTGGCGCAGGGGCGGACTGCTGCACAAGCTATGAAACAAAGAATATCCCAGTAGCAATGGTGGTCTCCTGGCATAaaaccagcagcagctgtgccaAAGCAGCCTATGTGTGAGTATCCATGCCTCCATTAAACTGCACTTTCACAGCAGTGCTGACGCTAACTTGCGGACCGCATTGCattcatgttttatgtgtgtttgtgccttggTGCTAAAGGTgctctgtgttgtttattgcaGGTTTGTTACCAAACTCGGAAAGCGCATATGTGTGGATCCTACTGATGGTTGGGTGAGGAGCCACGCAGCTCAGGTGGACAGCAGGTCAGCCACCACTGTAGTGCCAGGAACCAGCAAGATGAACACTCCAAAGCGTGTCCCTTCTGGTGAGTCTCTCAAACCTGCAGgagtggggtctgtgtgtgtgtgtgtgtgcatttgtgtgtatgtgtacgtgtgtgtgcgagtgagtgatcAGTATAAAGTATTGTGaaatcttattttattgttttttgtttcatacagGCCCTCTAGGACCAAACACAGGCAGCAACTGCTGCCCGGATATAAAAAAGGGACCAAAGATCCCGCTGGCGATGGTGGCCTCCTATCATAaaaccagcagcagctgtgccaAAGCAGCAGTAGTGTGAGTATCCATGCCTCCGTCCTTAGCGTGTATCTAGGATTACAGCACTCACAATATTCTCACACGGTCGGACCTCACTCTGGGGCTCAGCACTCATTTCTACTTGCAAGACTCCTCCCACAACAGGACCTTTTACTGGAGTGCAGACTGATTTATTGCATTGCTGACTGGCTGTGATCGAAGCACAGAGTACGATGATGTCTGTTTTGCTTTGATGCTGTGAGAGCACTGATGCTCAGCTGAGTTTACATCGCTATACACTATATTatatgttattaatattatttcattccCCACTGCTGTTTGGTGTGCTTGTTCATTAGTTGCTAATGGAGCTCTGTGTTGCTTGTTGCAGATTTGTAACCAAGCGCAGAAGGCGCATATGTCTAAATCCCTCCGAGGGCTGGGTGCGCAGTCACATGACTCGTGTGGACAGCAGGTCAAGGAAAGTCACAACCGTGTGAATCAAAACAACATCCgcagccgcgtttccaccgcaggaactttcccctGGCTTTactttaccccccaaaaagtttgCTCGGGgagtagtactttccaaaagtaccggaacctttcgGGTGGGGCGccatttcaaccgccatgtttaaaaatatgcagccgcaaaccaatttattttcataataacttcaaatcaaacttgtatgttatgcggcgcagtagcctagttttggttatagtgTAGGAAAATTGAGATTCCCCATGATTGTGATGACGTCACATGTCAAAGTTAgggtattcccatcaatgttgatcaaactggttcctccaaactctcgatgctCCATGGTAAAAGTACATCACATGTATGACTGTTCactcatataatcaatatgtaatccaataaacctgTATCATTAGTTGCAgctaagcttatggaaacgcaagaaaccacagtatcaactgtagaaaaagagcaagagaacgcagaaggctt
This region of Anguilla anguilla isolate fAngAng1 chromosome 5, fAngAng1.pri, whole genome shotgun sequence genomic DNA includes:
- the LOC118227291 gene encoding uncharacterized protein LOC118227291 isoform X1 is translated as MNTAMKMSALLILVLFGSLELVSSDKGSGAGVDCCPSYDKRKIPVAMVVSWHKTSGSCAKAAYVFVDKRGKRICVDPTHGWVRSYAARVNSRSATTVVPGTSEMNIPERVPSAPGSGAGADCCTSYETKNIPVAMVVSWHKTSSSCAKAAYVFVTKLGKRICVDPTDGWVRSHAAQVDSRSATTVVPGTSKMNTPKRVPSGPLGPNTGSNCCPDIKKGPKIPLAMVASYHKTSSSCAKAAVVFVTKRRRRICLNPSEGWVRSHMTRVDSRSRKVTTV
- the LOC118227291 gene encoding uncharacterized protein LOC118227291 isoform X2; the encoded protein is MNTAMKLSALLILALLGSLELVSSDKGSGAGVDCCPSYDKRKIPVAMVVSWHKTSGSCAKAAYVFVDKRGKRICVDPTHGWVRSYAARVNSRSATTVVPGTSEMNIPERVPSAPGSGAGADCCTSYETKNIPVAMVVSWHKTSSSCAKAAYVFVTKLGKRICVDPTDGWVRSHAAQVDSRSATTVVPGTSKMNTPKRVPSGPLGPNTGSNCCPDIKKGPKIPLAMVASYHKTSSSCAKAAVVFVTKRRRRICLNPSEGWVRSHMTRVDSRSRKVTTV